A single genomic interval of Romboutsia ilealis harbors:
- a CDS encoding zinc ribbon domain-containing protein: MTKCPRCGKDVSSRPGTICPRCGLRVYEVNEKVRCPEPSCRALVSKKLDYCPKCGCKLKGYNFSEFIKMARSKIDETLNDKF, translated from the coding sequence ATGACTAAATGTCCAAGATGTGGGAAAGATGTATCATCACGACCAGGAACAATCTGCCCAAGATGTGGACTTAGAGTATATGAAGTTAATGAAAAGGTAAGATGTCCAGAACCGAGTTGTAGAGCATTAGTATCTAAAAAACTAGATTATTGTCCTAAGTGTGGGTGTAAATTAAAAGGATATAATTTTTCTGAATTTATAAAAATGGCAAGATCTAAAATAGACGAAACTCTGAATGATAAATTT
- a CDS encoding pyruvate, water dikinase regulatory protein, giving the protein MDNLIIYVISDSVGETAEQVTKAALSQFSIENDCEVRRFPYVVDEKFLKEVLESGKNEGAMIIYTLVSENLLNIAKTFCDNEELSHVDLMTPLLKQISNKTGVKPKREPGVIRKLDESYFKRVEAIEFAVKYDDGKDPRGILKSDIVLLGISRTSKTPLSMYLANKNIKVANVPLVPEIPIPKEVFEIDPKKIIGLTNTPEKLNSIRQERLKALGLSSNASYANLERILQELDYSEKIMKKVGCPVIDVSSKAIEETAGIILDIMKKNGLKIYKDNDK; this is encoded by the coding sequence ATGGACAATTTAATTATATATGTCATATCAGACTCAGTTGGAGAAACTGCAGAACAAGTTACTAAAGCTGCTTTATCTCAGTTTAGTATAGAAAATGACTGTGAAGTAAGAAGATTCCCATATGTAGTTGATGAGAAGTTTTTAAAGGAAGTGTTAGAAAGCGGTAAGAATGAAGGAGCGATGATAATATACACTTTAGTTTCTGAAAACTTATTAAATATAGCTAAGACTTTCTGTGATAATGAAGAATTAAGTCATGTAGATTTAATGACGCCTTTACTTAAACAGATATCGAATAAAACTGGTGTTAAACCGAAAAGAGAACCTGGAGTTATAAGAAAGTTAGATGAAAGTTATTTTAAACGAGTTGAAGCTATAGAGTTTGCAGTTAAATATGACGATGGAAAAGATCCAAGGGGGATATTAAAATCAGATATAGTACTTTTAGGGATATCGAGAACCTCTAAAACACCTCTTAGTATGTATTTAGCAAATAAAAATATAAAAGTTGCAAATGTTCCGTTAGTACCTGAAATACCAATACCAAAAGAGGTATTTGAAATAGATCCTAAAAAGATTATAGGTTTAACTAATACACCAGAAAAACTTAACTCTATAAGACAAGAAAGATTAAAAGCATTAGGTTTATCCAGTAATGCAAGTTATGCTAACTTGGAGAGAATACTTCAAGAATTAGATTACTCAGAAAAAATAATGAAAAAAGTTGGATGTCCAGTAATAGATGTTTCTAGTAAAGCTATAGAAGAAACAGCAGGAATAATACTAGACATAATGAAAAAGAATGGTTTAAAGATATATAAAGATAATGATAAATAA
- the glyS gene encoding glycine--tRNA ligase subunit beta, producing MNNYLLFEVGVEELPSRFVSSTLDQIKSNLTKMFNENRIEFSDIKTYGTPRRLTFIVENISEKQSNLEEEVKGPSKKIALDADGNFTKPALGFMKSKGIKEEDVVFKTVGKDEYIFGTIRQEGKETSEVLKTILPEAVKNVTFPKAMRWGGKNMRFARPIRWMVTLLNDNVLEIDLEGIKSSNVTKGHRFLGKDEFEVNSLEDYLTKLEENFVILDQDKRKELIRKQCIEVANSLGGEVEFDEDLLEEVTHLVEYPTAFYGEFNEDYIKLPKEVVTTPMQQHQRYFPVVKNGKLLPNFIAVRNGNDYRIDKVKAGNEKVLVARLEDALFFYKEDTKKSLESYIEKLKSVVFQAKLGTVYDKTLRIENLSSNIIDLLNLQQDKDDAKRAAKLCKADLVTGMVFEFTELQGIMGREYARVSGENEAVCEAIFEHYLPRFAGDILPKTNAGIALSIADKLDSIAGFFAIGIQPTGSQDPYALRRQALGVLNILMDSKLDINLKELVELALNNYSNLEFNKEEVVNSIMEFFKERIKNLFRDLGIRYDVIDAILSSEINDISDMYLRATELNNWLGKDELVEMLTAFNRVSTLAQKAVSSDVNEELLKEEAEINLYKEFNNIKIKVKELLNDKKYSEALDSFASLRPSIDAMFDSVMVMDKDEAIKNNRLGLLKQIYDTMLSICDLSKIVYK from the coding sequence TGTTCAATGAAAATAGAATCGAATTTAGTGATATAAAAACATATGGAACTCCAAGAAGATTAACTTTTATAGTTGAAAATATAAGTGAAAAACAAAGTAATTTAGAAGAAGAAGTTAAAGGTCCTTCAAAGAAAATAGCATTAGATGCAGATGGAAACTTCACAAAGCCGGCACTTGGGTTTATGAAGAGTAAAGGTATAAAAGAAGAAGATGTTGTTTTCAAAACTGTAGGAAAAGATGAGTACATATTTGGAACTATAAGACAAGAAGGTAAGGAAACTAGTGAAGTTTTAAAAACTATATTACCTGAAGCTGTAAAAAATGTAACTTTCCCTAAAGCTATGCGTTGGGGTGGAAAAAATATGAGATTTGCAAGACCGATAAGATGGATGGTTACTTTACTAAATGACAATGTATTAGAAATAGATTTAGAAGGAATAAAATCATCTAATGTTACAAAAGGTCATAGATTCTTAGGAAAAGATGAATTTGAAGTTAATTCATTAGAAGATTACCTAACAAAATTAGAAGAAAACTTCGTAATATTAGACCAAGATAAGAGAAAAGAACTTATAAGAAAGCAATGTATAGAAGTTGCTAACTCTTTAGGTGGAGAAGTTGAATTTGATGAAGACTTATTAGAAGAAGTAACTCATTTAGTTGAATATCCAACAGCATTTTATGGAGAATTCAATGAAGATTATATTAAACTTCCAAAAGAAGTTGTAACAACACCTATGCAACAACATCAAAGATATTTCCCTGTTGTTAAAAATGGTAAACTACTACCTAATTTTATAGCAGTTAGAAATGGAAATGATTATAGAATAGACAAAGTTAAGGCAGGAAACGAAAAAGTTTTAGTTGCTAGGCTTGAAGATGCATTATTCTTCTACAAAGAAGATACTAAAAAAAGTTTAGAAAGCTATATAGAGAAGTTAAAGAGTGTAGTATTCCAAGCTAAACTTGGAACAGTATACGATAAAACTTTAAGAATAGAAAATTTAAGCTCTAATATAATAGATTTATTAAACTTACAACAAGATAAAGATGATGCCAAAAGAGCAGCTAAGCTTTGTAAGGCAGACTTAGTTACAGGTATGGTGTTTGAATTTACAGAGCTTCAAGGGATAATGGGTAGAGAGTACGCTAGAGTAAGTGGCGAAAATGAAGCTGTTTGTGAAGCTATATTTGAACATTATTTACCAAGATTTGCAGGAGATATACTTCCTAAAACTAATGCAGGGATAGCTTTATCTATAGCTGATAAGTTAGACTCTATAGCTGGGTTCTTTGCAATAGGAATACAACCAACTGGTTCTCAAGATCCATATGCTTTAAGACGTCAAGCATTAGGGGTACTTAATATATTAATGGATAGTAAATTAGATATAAACTTAAAGGAATTAGTAGAGTTAGCATTAAATAACTACTCTAATTTAGAATTTAATAAAGAAGAAGTAGTAAATTCTATAATGGAATTCTTCAAAGAAAGAATAAAAAATCTATTTAGAGATTTAGGTATAAGATATGATGTAATAGATGCAATATTAAGCTCAGAAATAAATGATATATCAGATATGTATTTAAGAGCTACTGAACTTAATAACTGGTTAGGTAAAGATGAACTAGTTGAAATGTTAACTGCATTTAACAGAGTTTCTACATTAGCTCAAAAAGCTGTATCTAGTGATGTTAATGAAGAATTATTAAAAGAAGAAGCTGAAATAAACTTATACAAAGAATTTAATAATATAAAGATTAAAGTTAAAGAATTATTAAATGATAAAAAATACAGTGAAGCACTAGATAGTTTTGCATCATTAAGACCATCTATAGATGCTATGTTTGATAGTGTGATGGTAATGGATAAGGACGAAGCTATAAAGAATAATAGATTAGGATTATTAAAGCAGATATATGACACAATGTTAAGTATATGTGATTTATCTAAAATAGTATATAAATAA
- a CDS encoding helix-turn-helix transcriptional regulator, translating into MTIIQLNPRQLKIIDIVKENEPITGENIASILNVTRATLRSDLAILTMTGILDARPKVGYFYSGITGATLVGNKIKDKKVKDIMSVPVIIKQDTNIYDSIVTMFLSDVGSIFIIDDSENLCGIVSRKDLLKATIGSADINKMPIGMIMTRTPNVITANKEDDVILATKKIIEHEVDSIPVVEINKEDTNQIKVIGRLSKTNITKLFLEIADN; encoded by the coding sequence GTGACTATTATTCAACTTAATCCTAGACAATTGAAAATAATAGACATAGTAAAAGAAAATGAACCTATAACAGGTGAGAACATAGCTTCTATTTTAAATGTAACTCGTGCTACATTAAGATCGGATTTAGCTATTCTTACAATGACAGGTATATTAGATGCAAGACCAAAGGTTGGATATTTCTACTCAGGCATAACTGGTGCTACTTTAGTAGGAAATAAAATAAAAGATAAAAAAGTAAAAGACATAATGAGTGTGCCTGTAATTATAAAACAAGATACTAATATATACGACTCTATAGTCACAATGTTTTTATCTGATGTAGGAAGTATATTTATAATAGATGATAGTGAAAATTTATGTGGGATAGTATCTAGAAAAGATTTATTAAAAGCTACAATAGGAAGTGCAGATATAAATAAAATGCCAATAGGTATGATAATGACTAGAACTCCTAATGTTATAACTGCAAATAAAGAAGATGATGTAATATTAGCAACTAAAAAGATAATAGAGCATGAAGTTGATTCTATTCCAGTAGTTGAAATAAATAAAGAAGATACAAATCAGATTAAAGTAATAGGTAGACTATCTAAGACTAATATAACGAAATTATTTTTAGAAATAGCTGACAATTAA